In Alteromonas macleodii, the sequence GTTTCGCTGGCGATTCGAAATACGGCGGGTTGGAAATGATGGTGTCATACAAATAGGCTGGTTCAAACCCCGCCACATCGCAGTTGTGAATATGTAGCTGCCCTGCCCACTTTGAATTTTTGAAGTTAACTGCTGCCTGCGCCGCGGCATCCTTATCAATTTCGATGGCATCAATTTTGATAGCATCGACTCCAGCTGTATTGTTGTTATTACTTAACAGGCTTTCCCCTGATGAAACAAAGCTGCTGGTGCTTTCTTTCTCTGCACTCTTTTTCTCAGTGCTGCCCGCACTTGAACTGTCTGCGCCATGGCTATCTAGCTCAAGATCACCGCCGCTTAATGGATAAAAGCCTTCGGCTTTTTGCGCCATCATTAGGGCTAAAATGCCACTGCCCGTACCAATATCTAAAATACGCGGGGCGTGACTAATGTCTGCACGAAGGTTAGCCCAACTTCCTAAAATTAGGCTGTCGGTATTCACTTTCATGGCGCATTTATCTTGCGCTACGGTGAATTGTTTACAGCGGAACATTCGGAAGTCATATTACCTAGTGCGTTAAGAAGGCGCGCATTCTATACCAAGTTGGATTGCGCTTCACGTTAAGCTGGTGACATATACTGCTAGCGCTTATTAGCTGTGCCTATTGCCAGCGCTGCAGCGACATCATGTTTCTGGCCACATCCACGGCATGAACGGGGCGATATTTCTTTAACGGCCCTTTCATTATGCTTTGCCAAATAGGTGCGGTTTTCTGCGCTATATCTTCTAGCGTTCGTGATTCATCTCGCTCACCCAGTAGCAATGAAGGTCGAACTGCCGAGGCATGGGGTAATTGAGGCATACGCATAATGGCGTTTTCTAGCTCGCCTTTCACCCGTAAATAAAAGTTACTGCTTTTAGCATCAGCGCCAACTGAAGATATCCACACAAAACTATCTGCCCTTTGAGCTCGGGTAAGCTGCGCAGCAACGTGAACATACTCAAAATCCACACGGCGAAAGGCTTGTTTAGACCCCGCCTTTTTAAGCGTGGTACCCAGACAACAGTACACATGATTTACGCTAAAGTAGCCTTGATAGTCCTGTAGATTGTCGAAGTCGATAACTACAGGCTTTAGGCGATTGTGAGGGTCTTTAAACATACTGGAGGAGAGCGGTTTTCTGACTAAGCAGGTTACCTCATTGTACCGTCTATCCTGTAACAGCATATTTACAAGCGTTCGTCCTACTAAACCTGTCGCTCCTAGCACCATTGCGGATTTCATACGTCGCACCTTGTATCATAAATTGATATAACTACAATCAAACCTTCGACAGTCAAATATGCAGATAAAAATGAAAAAAGCCCTTTTAATTGGAGCCGCTATGCTCTCTACTGCTTTAAACGCTGAAACGCTCACTATTGAGCGCATTTTCTCTTCTCCTTCACTTGATGGCAATGCGCCACGTTCATTGAAAGTATCCCCCGACGGCCAACGTGTTACCTTTTTAAAAGGTAAGCAAACTGACTACGAGCGCCTAGATTTATGGGAATACCATATTGAAAGCGGTCAAACTCGCATGCTGTTCGACTCAAACGACCTTCAAAGCGGCGAAGAAGTCCTTTCTGATGAAGAAAAAGCGCGACGTGAGCGCATGCGCCTATCTGGTAGCGGCATTGTTAGCTACCAATGGTCAGACGATGGTAAAGCATTGTTATTCCCGCTGGGCGGAGATGTTTTCTATCACAAGCTAGGTGAAAAAGGCGCAAAACAGCTTCTTGATACTGAAGCATTTGAAACTGATATTAAATTATCACCAAAAGGCAACTATATTTCTTTTATCCGCGACCAGAACCTTTATGTTAAACACATAGAGTCAGGAAAAGAGACAGCAATTACCAAAGAAGGCGGCGGCAACATAAAATTTGGTATGGCTGAGTTTGTAGCCCAAGAAGAAATGGGCCGCATGACCGGATATTGGTGGTCGCCAGATGAAACTAAAATTGCTTTCACCAAGGTTGATGAAAGCCCAGTAGACGTGATCACGCGTTCTGAAATCTATGCTGACGACATCAAACTTATTGAACAAAAATACCCAAAAGCGGGGACGCCAAACGTATTGGTTGAACTTGCTATTCAAGACATCAACTCTGGCGATCGTACTTGGGTTGATTTAGGTAAAGACAAAGACATTTATTTTGCCCGCGGTAAGTGGATGCCAAATAGCACTACCTTTACCTACCAGTGGCAGACACGCGACCAGCAAACACTGGAGCTTCGCGCCTTCGACCTGAACAGCAAAAAAGAAAACGTATTGCTTACAGAAACAAGCGATACCTGGGTAAACCTGCATGACGACCTTTACTTCCTAAAAGAAAAAGGCCAATTCATCTGGGCATCTGAGCGCGACGGTTTTAAACACCTTTACCTATTTAACAACAGCGGCAAGCTAATTAAACAACTAACCAAAGGTGATTGGGTAGTTGATAGCGTTGAAGCTATTGATACCGCAAACAACCGCGTGTATTTCTCTGGTCGCAAAGACACACCACTAGAAAGTCATGTTTACAGCGTACCTTTAGATGGCGGTGATATCTCACGCGTAACTGAGTTAGGCGCGTATCATAGTGCTGCGTTTAGCAAAGATGCTTCAATTTTTATTGACCGTTTCTCAACTATTAATTCCCCTGCACAGGTAAGCTTAAACAGTGCAAACGGCGAGCGAATTACTTGGCTTGAAGAGAACAAGGTTGAAGAAGGCCACCCGCTACACGCTTATATGGACAGCTGGACAGCACCTGAGTTTGGTGACATTACTACTAAGGATGGCGCAACGCTTAAGTATCGCATCTACACGCCTGACAGCGCTAAGCAAAACCCTGAGCAAAAACACCCGGTTATTGTTTAC encodes:
- a CDS encoding tRNA1(Val) (adenine(37)-N6)-methyltransferase, translating into MFRCKQFTVAQDKCAMKVNTDSLILGSWANLRADISHAPRILDIGTGSGILALMMAQKAEGFYPLSGGDLELDSHGADSSSAGSTEKKSAEKESTSSFVSSGESLLSNNNNTAGVDAIKIDAIEIDKDAAAQAAVNFKNSKWAGQLHIHNCDVAGFEPAYLYDTIISNPPYFESPAKLSKAYNKQNYNRSVARQTFTLSPNELFNASSALLIESGQMYCVYPASMEADIIKTAASHGLFLEAMLYVQHTSDKDPYLCAFRFNKVMKNADGGHADCTAYADHQLFTTKVANENALVIRDREGNYTNEYKALCQPFYLKF
- a CDS encoding NAD(P)H-binding protein: MKSAMVLGATGLVGRTLVNMLLQDRRYNEVTCLVRKPLSSSMFKDPHNRLKPVVIDFDNLQDYQGYFSVNHVYCCLGTTLKKAGSKQAFRRVDFEYVHVAAQLTRAQRADSFVWISSVGADAKSSNFYLRVKGELENAIMRMPQLPHASAVRPSLLLGERDESRTLEDIAQKTAPIWQSIMKGPLKKYRPVHAVDVARNMMSLQRWQ
- a CDS encoding S9 family peptidase, with the translated sequence MKKALLIGAAMLSTALNAETLTIERIFSSPSLDGNAPRSLKVSPDGQRVTFLKGKQTDYERLDLWEYHIESGQTRMLFDSNDLQSGEEVLSDEEKARRERMRLSGSGIVSYQWSDDGKALLFPLGGDVFYHKLGEKGAKQLLDTEAFETDIKLSPKGNYISFIRDQNLYVKHIESGKETAITKEGGGNIKFGMAEFVAQEEMGRMTGYWWSPDETKIAFTKVDESPVDVITRSEIYADDIKLIEQKYPKAGTPNVLVELAIQDINSGDRTWVDLGKDKDIYFARGKWMPNSTTFTYQWQTRDQQTLELRAFDLNSKKENVLLTETSDTWVNLHDDLYFLKEKGQFIWASERDGFKHLYLFNNSGKLIKQLTKGDWVVDSVEAIDTANNRVYFSGRKDTPLESHVYSVPLDGGDISRVTELGAYHSAAFSKDASIFIDRFSTINSPAQVSLNSANGERITWLEENKVEEGHPLHAYMDSWTAPEFGDITTKDGATLKYRIYTPDSAKQNPEQKHPVIVYLYGGPHAQVVTNSWAGNRGLLFQHWVDQGYVVFTLDNRGSNYRGKGFEDPIYKKMGFIEVDDQVAGVEFLRTLPFVDAERIGVHGHSYGGYMTLMTMFKAGDYFAAGVSGAPVTDWRLYDTHYTERYMGNPNTDDDAYTASSVFPYAKDLKGDLLIYHGMADDNVLFTHSTMLYKHLQDLAIPFETMDYPGKKHSIRGKQTGIHLYKTITNFFNRNLKD